The following are encoded together in the Pseudoalteromonas piscicida genome:
- the chrA gene encoding chromate efflux transporter produces MFLKIFYQFLLLGCTSFGGPAAHLGFFKKHFVDNLKWLSNERYASMISLSQILPGPGSSQVGFAIGLEKAGILGGIAAFLGFTLPSFLLMIMLALTAEQLSGTALSVIDGLKLFAVVIVADAVLSMAKSFCKTTALKFVAFLATLTLLMLPNLSAQLGVLMALVVAGCFYSFSNAPSEQSQKKSKINWSVFALFIGLFALTFAALPSQLFAEFYQAGALVFGGGHVVLPLLQTSVEGITQETFLTAYAAAQAIPGPMFTIASFLGAVVDNTHPILGAAIATLAIFLPGLLLMWAFNQQWQSLIALPRFASISAALNAGVVGILAAAFYQPIWLSAVHSLLDIIAVVLGFVALKWLKPAIWQLLIAFMVFGVITGSV; encoded by the coding sequence GGATGTACGAGCTTCGGGGGGCCAGCAGCCCATCTTGGGTTCTTTAAAAAGCACTTTGTCGATAACTTAAAATGGCTGAGTAATGAGCGCTATGCCAGTATGATCAGTCTGTCACAAATACTACCAGGACCTGGTTCTAGCCAAGTCGGATTCGCGATTGGTTTAGAAAAAGCTGGAATACTAGGAGGGATCGCCGCCTTCTTAGGGTTTACTCTACCTTCTTTTTTGCTCATGATCATGCTGGCATTAACCGCTGAGCAGCTTTCAGGCACCGCGCTAAGTGTCATTGATGGGTTGAAATTGTTTGCTGTTGTTATCGTTGCCGATGCAGTATTGAGTATGGCAAAAAGCTTTTGTAAAACCACAGCGCTAAAGTTCGTTGCTTTTTTAGCCACACTCACGTTGTTGATGCTGCCAAACTTAAGCGCACAGTTAGGTGTGCTTATGGCACTTGTCGTCGCGGGTTGCTTTTACTCTTTCAGCAATGCGCCAAGCGAGCAAAGTCAGAAAAAAAGCAAAATTAACTGGTCGGTATTTGCGCTATTTATCGGCTTATTTGCACTAACCTTTGCCGCGCTTCCGAGCCAACTATTTGCCGAATTTTATCAAGCAGGTGCTTTAGTTTTTGGTGGTGGTCACGTCGTGCTGCCGCTACTACAAACCAGTGTTGAGGGAATCACGCAAGAAACCTTCTTAACAGCTTATGCCGCAGCGCAAGCCATTCCCGGACCTATGTTTACCATTGCAAGCTTTTTGGGTGCAGTTGTCGACAACACACATCCCATTTTAGGTGCGGCTATCGCGACGCTCGCTATTTTCTTACCGGGCCTGTTGTTAATGTGGGCTTTTAACCAGCAATGGCAATCGCTTATTGCATTGCCAAGGTTTGCGAGCATTAGCGCAGCCTTAAATGCAGGTGTTGTGGGGATTTTAGCCGCCGCGTTTTATCAACCGATTTGGCTTTCTGCGGTGCACAGTCTGCTCGATATCATCGCGGTGGTATTAGGGTTTGTAGCGCTTAAATGGCTGAAGCCCGCGATATGGCAGTTGCTTATTGCCTTTATGGTGTTTGGTGTTATCACTGGAAGTGTGTAG
- a CDS encoding mechanosensitive ion channel family protein, translated as MKFDHLHDVVQPWLKELPQGTVISALFTNGVAVVGLLLLYWVIRRLVLPNVENLARHISPRKIGHLAPQLSKFSGRFAFVLCLLVFSAYHERLFVAPAWVFVVMETLAYVILVVASGFLFSSLVNLGNGVYNLFPFAKEVPIQGIIQVIKLLIFIVCSILVVSILVDKSPTYILSGFGAIAAVIILVFKDTILGLVASIQIAANRLVTTGDWIQVDAFGADGEVIDLGLNTVRVRNWDNTVTTIPTYMLISDSFKNWRAMQESAGRRIKRAVHIDFTSIEPLVEHKRASLTEQYPLLKKLEDVPSDITNLGLFRRYAEAYLKQHDAINQDCLCMVRELAPTQHGLPLEFYCFSRDKRWVFYEHLQADILDYMLSVMPAFGLRPYQSVSDYFGAHRVKVRAGSKPDASSE; from the coding sequence ATGAAGTTCGATCACCTTCATGATGTCGTTCAACCATGGTTAAAAGAGTTACCGCAGGGCACTGTGATCAGTGCTTTATTCACAAACGGTGTCGCGGTTGTCGGGTTATTGCTTTTATATTGGGTGATCCGCCGTTTGGTGCTGCCCAATGTAGAAAATCTTGCGCGCCATATTTCCCCGCGTAAAATTGGTCACCTTGCCCCTCAGTTAAGTAAATTTAGCGGCCGCTTTGCCTTTGTATTGTGTTTATTGGTTTTTTCCGCCTACCACGAGCGTCTATTTGTCGCGCCAGCTTGGGTGTTTGTGGTGATGGAAACGCTGGCATATGTCATTTTAGTGGTGGCATCAGGGTTTTTATTTAGCAGTTTAGTCAACTTAGGTAATGGCGTTTATAACCTTTTTCCATTCGCCAAAGAAGTGCCGATCCAAGGGATTATTCAGGTAATTAAACTACTGATATTTATAGTTTGTTCTATACTGGTGGTGAGTATCTTGGTGGATAAATCACCGACTTATATTCTCTCCGGTTTTGGTGCTATCGCTGCGGTCATTATTTTGGTATTCAAAGATACGATTTTGGGATTGGTTGCGAGTATTCAAATCGCGGCCAACCGACTGGTAACCACCGGTGACTGGATCCAAGTTGACGCATTTGGTGCAGACGGCGAGGTGATTGATCTTGGTTTAAATACCGTTAGGGTACGTAATTGGGATAATACCGTCACAACCATACCAACCTATATGCTGATCTCCGATTCATTTAAAAACTGGCGTGCAATGCAAGAGTCAGCAGGGCGCCGTATCAAACGCGCTGTTCATATTGATTTTACTAGCATAGAGCCGTTGGTAGAGCACAAACGAGCGTCGCTAACAGAGCAATATCCGCTACTGAAAAAGCTTGAAGATGTACCCAGTGATATCACCAATTTAGGCTTATTTAGACGCTACGCAGAGGCCTACTTGAAGCAGCATGATGCCATTAATCAAGATTGCTTATGCATGGTAAGAGAACTTGCCCCCACGCAACATGGCTTGCCTCTAGAATTTTACTGTTTTAGTCGTGATAAACGCTGGGTGTTTTATGAGCACCTACAAGCCGATATTTTGGACTACATGCTAAGCGTAATGCCAGCATTTGGTTTACGTCCATACCAAAGCGTGAGTGATTACTTTGGCGCACACCGAGTGAAAGTGCGCGCTGGTAGCAAACCCGACGCAAGCTCAGAATAA